One genomic region from Leptolyngbyaceae cyanobacterium JSC-12 encodes:
- a CDS encoding hypothetical protein (IMG reference gene:2510096770), with amino-acid sequence MLPMLSQIVRPMVQTQVRLLAHSRATRSTLVSTVSQWLGFLGVRAEVTQLETDSGKIHIALTVDKPDCCDSRDWQQIINNLNANEAGNGARLNLVESRFTPQQQNRIQRLLAYLIQVGNPKEATNWEHLQPQLMAMGFDETTLLGVRSALKVPQSLDDLVEGLDPDVAAIALPKAVSLAMMDRQVNSSEDRALTALLQAIKG; translated from the coding sequence ATGTTGCCTATGCTGTCGCAAATCGTCCGTCCAATGGTTCAAACCCAGGTTCGTCTACTGGCGCATAGTCGAGCTACTCGCTCTACATTGGTTTCAACGGTGTCCCAATGGCTTGGCTTTTTGGGGGTGCGGGCAGAAGTGACTCAACTGGAAACTGATTCAGGCAAGATTCACATTGCGCTCACGGTGGATAAGCCTGATTGCTGTGACTCTCGTGATTGGCAGCAGATCATTAACAATCTAAATGCAAATGAAGCGGGAAATGGTGCTCGACTCAACCTGGTGGAATCCCGGTTTACGCCTCAGCAGCAAAACCGGATTCAGCGGTTGCTGGCATATTTGATCCAAGTTGGTAATCCCAAAGAAGCTACGAATTGGGAGCATTTGCAACCTCAACTGATGGCGATGGGTTTTGATGAAACAACCTTGCTAGGAGTACGGTCGGCGTTGAAAGTGCCGCAAAGTCTGGATGATCTGGTGGAAGGACTTGACCCGGATGTGGCAGCGATCGCTCTGCCGAAAGCGGTAAGTTTGGCGATGATGGATCGGCAGGTGAATTCATCGGAAGATCGGGCGCTCACGGCGTTGCTACAGGCAATAAAGGGGTGA
- a CDS encoding acetyltransferase, N-acetylglutamate synthase (IMG reference gene:2510096772~PFAM: Acetyltransferase (GNAT) family), with protein MTDFCSSLPPNCIVRPARKTDRWVLQQLVLNLIWSEALGFDARIVAYRLVKISLLSAVVGIDAWLLRKVQSPALQSVVLATMLYAALWAIALILVLLLYVVLIPTEPLFNWSMYWVVEHNQRPVACAAMSHFSDFYVLYHVVVDQKWRRRSLASCLIRQIVKDLKQPVYLVCKPKLAGFYANLGFVSVSWKYLSKPLQIHFKDFEIDRKISRTRWEIMAFSQADALTHPAQ; from the coding sequence ATGACTGATTTCTGCTCTTCTTTGCCTCCCAATTGTATTGTTAGACCTGCGCGTAAAACAGATCGGTGGGTATTGCAGCAGTTAGTCCTAAACCTCATTTGGTCAGAAGCCTTAGGGTTTGATGCCCGAATTGTTGCCTATCGACTGGTGAAGATTTCTTTACTGAGTGCAGTCGTGGGGATAGATGCCTGGTTACTGAGAAAAGTTCAATCCCCTGCGTTGCAAAGTGTGGTATTGGCAACAATGCTCTATGCGGCATTATGGGCGATCGCGTTGATTCTTGTCTTGTTGCTGTATGTGGTGTTAATTCCCACTGAACCTTTGTTCAATTGGTCGATGTACTGGGTGGTTGAACACAATCAGCGTCCAGTCGCTTGTGCAGCAATGTCTCATTTCAGCGATTTTTACGTGCTGTATCATGTTGTTGTTGACCAAAAATGGCGCAGGCGATCGCTGGCGTCTTGCTTAATTCGGCAGATAGTCAAAGATTTAAAGCAGCCAGTTTATTTGGTTTGCAAACCAAAACTGGCTGGCTTCTATGCCAATCTAGGCTTTGTTTCGGTGTCCTGGAAATACCTATCAAAGCCTTTACAAATTCACTTTAAAGATTTTGAAATTGATCGAAAAATCAGCCGTACTCGTTGGGAAATCATGGCTTTTTCACAAGCTGATGCGTTGACCCATCCCGCACAGTAA
- a CDS encoding ribosomal protein S21 (IMG reference gene:2510096773~PFAM: Ribosomal protein S21~TIGRFAM: ribosomal protein S21) has product MTQVVLGENEGLESALRRFKRQVARAGIFQDMRKNRHFETPLEKEKRKAIARRRKRFYRKFSDSN; this is encoded by the coding sequence ATGACTCAGGTGGTGTTAGGCGAAAATGAAGGGCTTGAGTCGGCGCTACGCCGATTTAAGCGTCAGGTCGCGAGGGCTGGCATTTTTCAAGATATGCGGAAGAACCGCCATTTTGAAACACCGCTAGAGAAGGAAAAGCGTAAAGCGATCGCTCGCCGCAGAAAGCGCTTTTACCGAAAATTCAGCGATTCTAACTGA
- a CDS encoding RRM domain-containing RNA-binding protein (IMG reference gene:2510096774~PFAM: RNA recognition motif. (a.k.a. RRM, RBD, or RNP domain)), whose amino-acid sequence MSVYVGNLSFKVTEDDLVETFSEYGKVVSVQLPKDRETGRMRGFAFVEMSSETEEAAAIDALDGAEWMGRDLKVNKAKPREERRSPMGGGGGRDSFSRRGDRRY is encoded by the coding sequence ATGTCAGTTTATGTCGGTAATCTGTCCTTCAAAGTGACGGAAGATGATTTGGTAGAAACTTTCTCAGAATACGGGAAGGTTGTCAGTGTTCAACTGCCTAAAGATCGGGAAACTGGTCGGATGCGCGGATTTGCTTTTGTAGAAATGTCTTCTGAAACGGAGGAAGCTGCCGCCATTGATGCTCTGGATGGAGCAGAGTGGATGGGTCGAGATTTGAAGGTGAATAAAGCTAAGCCCCGTGAAGAACGTCGTTCGCCGATGGGTGGAGGTGGTGGTAGAGATAGTTTCAGCCGTCGGGGCGATCGCCGTTATTAG
- a CDS encoding acetolactate synthase, small subunit (IMG reference gene:2510096771~PFAM: ACT domain; Small subunit of acetolactate synthase~TIGRFAM: acetolactate synthase, small subunit), with the protein MKHTLSVLVEDEAGVLTRIAGLFARRGFNIESLAVGPAEQIGISRITMVVPGDDRIIEQLTKQLYKLINVLKVQDITEVPCVERELMLMKVNANSSTRSEIIELAQIFRARVVDVAEDSLTLEVVGDPGKMVAIVQVLNKFGLREIARTGKIALTRESGVNTEFLKSLESKVEGIPR; encoded by the coding sequence ATGAAGCATACGCTTTCGGTTTTGGTAGAAGATGAGGCAGGGGTTTTAACCCGTATTGCTGGGTTATTTGCGCGACGGGGGTTTAACATTGAAAGTCTGGCGGTGGGACCAGCCGAACAAATTGGGATATCTCGCATCACAATGGTGGTTCCAGGAGACGATCGCATCATCGAGCAGTTAACCAAGCAGCTTTACAAGCTAATCAATGTCCTAAAGGTGCAGGACATCACCGAAGTCCCCTGTGTGGAACGGGAACTGATGTTGATGAAAGTGAACGCTAACAGCTCTACCCGCTCCGAAATTATTGAACTGGCACAGATCTTTCGGGCGAGAGTGGTGGATGTGGCGGAAGATTCTTTGACCCTGGAAGTGGTGGGTGACCCTGGCAAAATGGTAGCGATTGTTCAAGTGCTTAACAAGTTTGGACTGCGCGAAATCGCTCGCACAGGTAAGATTGCTCTGACTCGTGAATCGGGTGTGAACACCGAATTCTTGAAGTCGCTGGAATCGAAAGTGGAAGGAATTCCAAGATAG